AGAAAAGCTCGACAACTTGCTTGAACAAGTTCCAGCCTTCGGTGGCCAGATTCTTATGGCACCCATGGAAGTTTCAAAGCACGGTCGCATGGCTTGTATCAAAGATCCCGGAGACGCCGTAGTTTATCTATGGGAGCGGAAGAACACGATTGGGGCTGAATGGGTGAACGACCCTAACACGCTATGTTGGAATGAACTCAACACTCGCCAATTGAGCAAGTCAAAAGACTTCTACAGCAAGCTATTCGCGTGGAATTTTAAGGAAGAAAAGACAGGTAGCGATAGCTACACAACCATCGAGGTTGATGGTTGGATGAATGGCGGTATGCTAGATATGAACGACAAGATTCCAGAGGATGTTCCTCCTCACTGGAATATCTATTTCAATGTAGCAAATTTGCAATCGTCTCTAAAGACTTGCCAAGAGCACGGTGGAACCATAGTTGCTGGACCTATGGAAGTGCCCGTGGGACCCTTTGCGATCATTGCTGACCCAAGTGGTGCTCACTTCACAGTGATTGAGTGCAAGGAAGTAGACCCCTAATTAGGAGTTTCATTCCAAGCTCTCAAGCCTTAGTTCTTGGCTAAGGCTGATTTTTTTCCTTGAGTAAGTCTCGAATTTCCGACAAGATAGCTATGTCACGTGGTGTCGGAATACTGGTATCTTTGGGATCCTCGGCCTTATCCCGTAGCTGCTTAACAAGCCGCACGATGATAAAGACCAGAATAGCAATGATAAAAAAGTCTAGGCAAGCCTGCAAGAATGAGCCATATCTAATCTCGACAACCTTGTCCATGAGAGGAAGCTGATAGCTCCAAACCCACTGAGAAACTGAAACTTCACCCAAGAAAATCCCAATAAGTGGAGTTAATATATCGGTCACGAGGGATTGAACGATTTTGTTGAATGCAGCTCCTATCAAAATACCGACAGCTA
The sequence above is drawn from the Pseudobacteriovorax antillogorgiicola genome and encodes:
- a CDS encoding VOC family protein codes for the protein MGFRDSYKGGIFSWVDLQTTDIVKVKPFYRAMFGWDLVDEPTDDGFSYTLACLEGRKVAGLAQAGPDVPHSMWQSYINVEKLDNLLEQVPAFGGQILMAPMEVSKHGRMACIKDPGDAVVYLWERKNTIGAEWVNDPNTLCWNELNTRQLSKSKDFYSKLFAWNFKEEKTGSDSYTTIEVDGWMNGGMLDMNDKIPEDVPPHWNIYFNVANLQSSLKTCQEHGGTIVAGPMEVPVGPFAIIADPSGAHFTVIECKEVDP
- the mscL gene encoding large conductance mechanosensitive channel protein MscL, whose amino-acid sequence is MKFWKDFGSLLDLAVGILIGAAFNKIVQSLVTDILTPLIGIFLGEVSVSQWVWSYQLPLMDKVVEIRYGSFLQACLDFFIIAILVFIIVRLVKQLRDKAEDPKDTSIPTPRDIAILSEIRDLLKEKNQP